The following nucleotide sequence is from Desulfuromonadales bacterium.
GATGGCAACCACCATCCAGGAGTTCCTGATGAGCGCCGAGTACATCCTGGCCGAGGGGAACCGCCGGGTGATCCTCTGCGAACGGGGAATCCGCACCTTCGAGACCGCCACCCGCAACACGCTCGACATCTCCGCGGTGCCGGTGCTCAAGGCGCAGACCCACCTGCCGGTGGTAATCGACCCATCGCACGCCACGGGGCACGCCCATCTGGTGCCGTCGATGTGCTATGCGTCGGTGGCCGCCGGGGCTGACGGGCTGATCGTCGAGGTGCATCCGAACCCGGAAAAGGCCGCCAGCGACGGCCCCCAGTCCCTGCGCCCCGCAGACTTCGCGGTGATGATGGGAAAACTGCGCCAGTTCGCAGCTGTGGCGGAAAGAAAATTGTAGGGGCGGACTGCTTCCGCCCTGGGCGCATGCAATGCGCCCCTACCATGGAGAAAAGCGATGTTTTTCATCCCCTTGTCCCAGGTTGAAAGTGTCGAGCTGGTTATTCATGCGTTGCGGATGGCGGGCGGCCAGGCGGACTGTTCGAGCTGCCCTGCCGTCCGGGTCTGCATGAAGCAGTGCCTCACCATCGCCGAAGCCATCCAGAGGATGATTCAAGCAGGGACGCTGCCGGTATTCGGCGAGGAGCCAGGACCCGAGCCGCAACCCGCTGGTCCGGCTCCTGACAAGGCGCGGCTGCAGGTGGTGAAGTAGAAGTGATCCCCATGCAGCCGGGGTGTCTACAGCGTTGACAGGGAAGGATAAAAGGACTAAACTCCCTTCTTTTCGAAGCGGCCGGGCACTTCATTCCGGCCCGTAAAATCGACATCCCGTCAGCGGAAGGAGCACCGATGAAGGTTCTCGTCACCGATGAAATTTCCCGCGAGGGGCTGCAGCCCCTCCTTGAAGACTCCCGGATCGAGCTGGACGTGCGGTTGGGGCTGCCGGTCAACGAGTTACACCAGTTGATCGGTGGTTACGAGGCGATCATTACCCGGAGCGGTACCCGCGTCGACCCGGCGCTGCTCGATCACAGCCGGCAGTTGAAGATTATTGCCCGGGCCGGCGTCGGCATCGACAACGTCGATGTCGAGTATGCCAGCAACAAGGGGATCATCGTCGTCAACGCCCCTTTCGGCAACGTCAACTCGGCCGCCGAGCACACTATGTCCCTCCTGCTCAGCCTCTGCCGCAATGTGACGGTGGCCAACCAGAGTCTGAAGAGCGGGGAGTGGAAACGGGCGCCCTTCACCGGCTACGAGCTCAAAGGCAAGACCATCGGCGTGATCGGCATCGGCAAGGTCGGCGGTCGCGTCGCCTTGCGCTGCAAGGCCTTCGAGGCCGAGGTGATCGCCTGCGACCCCTACGTTTCAGAGAAGCGCGCCGACGACCTCGGCGTCAGGCTGGTCCCCCTCGAGGACATTGTCCGCTACGCTGACATCATCACCGTTCACACCCCGCTCAACGAGGAGACCGAAGGGATGATCACCGCCGAGCATTTCGGGCGGATGAAGGACGGCGTGATCATTGTCAACTGCGCGCGGGGCGGAATCATCGACGAAGCGGCGATGCTTGCTGCCCTGGAGAGCGGCAAGGCCGCCGGCGCCGCCTTCGATGTCTGGAGCGAGGAACCGCCACAGACCGAGGTCCTCAAGAAGCTCATCGCCCACCCGCGGATGGTGGTCACCCCCCACCTCGGAGCCAATACCTTCGAGGCGCAGAAAAACGTGGCGATCGACGTCAGTCGCGAGATCATCAACTACCTTGACGGCCGGCCGCTGGAGAATGCCGTTAACATCCCCAGGTTCGACCCCGACCTGATGGAGCACATGAAGCCCTTTCTCGGCCTGGTCGGCAGGGCCGGCGAGTTCGTCTCCCAGCTCGCCCCGCCCAATCCCAAGAAGGTCGTCTTCGCCTACAACGGCAAGCTTGCCCGATACGACTGCGCGCCCCTCACCGTCTGCGGTCTGGCCGCCCTGCTCGGCCGCCACACCGCGCAGGAGGTGAACATGGTCAACGCCCGGCTGGTAGCCAAGAGCATGGGGATCGCGGTCGAAGAGGTGCGCACCACCGAGTCGGAGTCCTTCTCCAACCTGGTGACCCTGACCATCGAGTCGCCCGAGGGGAACCGCACCATTGCCGCCACCCTCTTCGAGGGGATTCCGAAGATCGTCAAGCTGCGTGATTTTCTTACCGACTTCACCCCTGAAGAACACATGCTGGTCATCACCTATGCCGACAAGCCGGGGCTGATCGGCAAGATCGGCACCATCCTCGGCGAGGCCGGCATCAACATTGGCTCGATGAACCTGGGACGCCGGGCCAAGGCCGGTGAGGCGATGGTCGTTCTCTCTCTAGACACGCCCGCCGACGAGGCAACCATCCAGAAACTTGCCGCCGCGGTGGAGGCCCATTTCATCAAGGCTGTGCTTATGAAGGTCTAGGGGCGCGGCTTCAGGGTACGTAACCAGTGACAGCAAAAAAAGCGCAGCGGCCTTGCCAGGGGCCGCTGCGCTTTTTTCAGGGCTGGTGTCAGGAAGGTTCCGGAAAGGCACTTAGCAGAAGGGTGCGGCCAGGTGACGGGATCAGTCCGCCGTCCCCACCAGCAGGCTGCGGCCGACCCAGCGCTTGGCGAACTGAAAAGCGGTGCGTCCGCAGCGTTTACTCTTCTCATGCGACCAAGCAATGGCCGCCTCTTCGGTATCCGCAGCCCAGGCCAGGGTCGAGCCGTTCTGCGCCGCCAGGTTGTCGATGCACTGGCGCACCACTCGCAGGTACTGCTCCTGAGAGAAGACGCGAAAGGAGACCCAGAGACCGAAGCGGTCGGATAGGGATATCTTCTCTTCCACCCCTTCGCCGTGGTGGATCTCGTTGTTGACCAGCTTCGAGCCGAGGTTGTCGGTGGGGTACTCGGGGAGCAGATGGCGGCGGTTGGAGGTGACATAGATCAGGCTGTTCTCCGGTGCCGCGTAGACCGAGCCGTCGAGGGCGCTCTTGAGAATCTTGTAGCTCTTCTCCCCCGGCTCGAAGGAGAGGTCGTCGCAGAAAAGGATGAAACGGAAGGGCTGGTCCTGAATGCGGCTGAAGATGTCGGGGAGAAACGGCAGGTCGTCCTTGTCGATCTGGATAACGCGCAGCCCCTGCGGGGCGTAGGTGTTGAGCAGGGCGCGGATCAGCGACGACTTGCCGGTGCCGCGTGACCCCCAAAGCAGGGTGTTGTTGGCCGGGTAGCCCTTGAGGAACTGGCGGGTGTTTTCGACCACGGCCCGTTTCTGCTCGTCAATTCCCAAAAGGTCATCGAGGACGATGGGGTCGAGATTCGGTGCCGGTTCGAGATAGCCGGCCAGCGAGTGGCGCCGCCAGTTGGCGGCGATGCAGCGGTTCCAGTCGATCTCGGCGACGGGTTTTGGGAGCATCGGCTCGACGGCGGCGAGCACCCGCCGCAGCCGTTCAACCAGGTCGGGATCAAGGGGCATGAAGAGCCTCCAGCCGTAAGATGGTCACCGGCCAGTTATGCCGGCAGGTCATCATACCGCCAACGATGAGGCAAAGACAAGACGTTGGGCAATTAAACGCAGTTTTCCGGGCGCTTCCGCCGTCAAGTCTCGGATGACTGTTGTCCATCATTTTTCCGGTATACTTGGGCCAGGCGGAACCCTTTTGGCCGTCGCTGCAGCCGAGGAGAAGAGAAATGGATAAAAAATCGAAAGCCGCCGCAACGTACAATACCTGTACCGGTCCCCAGCAGCACCGAGACCATCTCTGCCACCTGATGGAAAAGGGGCTGACCGGGGAGGTTCGCCGGCGCTCCGACCGTCCGGCCTATCTTTGCGCCAACTGCGGTGCCCGGGCCAACGAAGCGGTCGATCTTTGCAATCCCGAATCGCTCAAGCCTTGAGCCCGGCCGGATTCAGATGGAATAGAAAAGCCGCGCCTTTTCGATGCCAGGGCGGCGAGGCGGCACGACAACAGGCGGACCGGAAGGTCCACCTGTTGTCGTGATGGTCTTCAATCCCTGGGCAGGTGCCTATTTCGGTTTGGCTGTCCGCAGCACAGGGTAGTACTGGGTGAAGATCAGGTCCTGGGCAGCGCTCTTCTGGTGGCAGGGGCTGCACGCCTCGGTCGGCTGCACCTTGGCGGTCGGCAGCAGCGATTTTCCGTCCGCAGCGTCGAAGCTGAAGTAGCCCCAGTTGCCGGGCTCGTTGGCAAAGCGCACCGAATTTTTGACGGAAACCGCCAAGCCGATGAATTCACCGGGGAAGTAACCATTGCCGCTTGCCCCCATCTTCGCTCCGACGCTAACCAGTTCCTTGACAATCACTGTGCCGTCGCGGAATTTGCCGGTTTCCTGGTATTGTTTGAAGCTGCCCGGATCGATGTAGACGTGGTGGAACTCGGGGAAGGCGGCCTTGCCGCCGTTCATGTCGTTTGGGGTCACCGGGGCGCCGACAAATACCCACTGGCGATAACCTTCCGGCAAGGCGAGATTCCCCTGCGCGTCGAAGCTGGCCACCCCGAGCACTCCCTTCTCCTTGGCCACATCCTTGATGATGTCCATCATCTCTTTTTCCGCGGCTGCCGCAGGTCCAGCGGCCATGCCGAGGACCACAACCAGAATGGCGCTCAGGGTGAAAAGCTTGCACTGCAGAGATTGCCTGGTCATTTTGCACCTCCCTTTTGACGGATTGGCGGGACGCGCCCCGCAACGGAACGATTACAAGTGAAGCAGCAAATTGGCATCCGTCAAGGGGTCCGTCGAGACCGCGTGAGGTCCATTGCGGGGAGAACGCTAAGCTCGGTTTTGCCCTGCGCGGGTTGCTTGGCGCCCCGTCACACATGGTTTCGTTTGCCCTGACATTCGCCGGTCCTCTTGCCGAAAGCTAACTGCCGGGCGGTTTCTCCCCATGGTTGTTTTGTTGAGTGGCAAAGATGCCCTGCCCGGTGAAAATCCCCTGGGCCGGCATTCGGGTTGACAGCCCTGGCCCGCTCGGGTTATCAAGGGGATATATCCCAACGCGGAAAGGAAGATGTGCATGATCCGGGCTGACCAGGGGGACATCGTCAAGGTGCATTATACCGGCCGGCTGGCCGACGGAACGGTGTTCGACGCCTCGCCGGCGGACCGCCCGCTCCATTTCATCATCGGCAAGGAAGAGGTCATCCCCGGCTTTGAGGCGGCGGTGACCGGCATGTACCTGGGCGAGAAAAAAAGCGTGACCATCCCGGCCGAACAGGCCTACGGGCCGCACCATGAGCGGCATGTCGATACGGTGGAGCGCAGCCGGCTGCCCGCCGGCCTCGAGCTGCAGGTCGGCCGGCAGCTCGAGATCACCTGTGCGGATGACGAACGGCTGCTGTTGCTGGTCACCGCTCTGACCGAGACGACCGTCACCCTCGACGGCAATCACCCGCTGGCGGGCAAGGATCTGCACTTCGACATCGAGCTGCTGGCGGTCGACAAGAAGCCGCCGGTCTGAGCTGACAGGTGGCGACCACCCTGCTCGAAGAGGTGCGCGCTGCCTGCGCCGAGGTTGCGGGGTCGGCCCGGCAGGTGCGGATCGACGAGGAGGCTATCCCTCGCTATGCGGCTGCCCTCGACCCGTTGCGGCTCGCCTTGCCGGAAATGGACCCCACCTGCCACTACCTGAGGCACGCCGAGGCGACCCTCGCCTTTCTGCTCACCCTCGAGGCAGTCAACTTCGGTTCCGGCTATTTCCCCGCCATCTTCGCCCGTCAGGAACAATCCGGCTTCCTCACCGTCGCCGCCGCCCTCACCGCGCATTTCGAGAGGCATGGCCCGCTTACCGCCGCTGAACTTGCCCGCTTGAACAGCGATGACTGTGCCCGGATCTTCGGTTTTGACCCGGCCAGCCCGGCCGCCGGCGAGCTGCTCGCCGAATTTGCCGCCTCCCTCAGCCAGCTCGGCATTTTCGTCCTGGACGGCTACGGCGGCGATTTCAGCCGCCTGGTGGCGACGGCCGGCGGCTCGGCCGAACGGCTGGTCGGCCTGCTTGCCGCCATCCCCTCCTTCGCCGATATCACCTGCTGGCGGGGGCGGCGGGTCCCCTTCTACAAGCGGGCCCAGCTTGCCGCTGCCGATCTGCATATCGCCTTTGGAGGCGCGGGTGCAGGCAACTTCGCCGACATCGATGCCCTGACGATCTGTGCCGACAACCTGGTGCCGCACGTGCTTCGCTGGGATGGCATACTGCACTATGCCGATGAACTGGCGGCGCGCATCGACGGCGGCGAACTCCTGGCGGCCGGCTCGGAGGAGGAAGTGGAGATCCGCGCCGCCGCCGTCCACGCCGGCGAGCTGCTGGTGGCGGAGCTGCGACTTAGCGGCCGGCCGGTCAACGCCCTGCAGCTCGACAACGCCCTCTGGTACCGCGGCCAGCAGCCCTTCTACCGAATGCGTCCCCGGCACCGGACGCGGACCATTTTCTACTGAGCAGCCAGCCGGTCATGGCGCCCCTGTCGAGACTCTTTTCTGCGCCGGGGAAAGGCTTGACCCAGGATCGGGAATAGCGCAAAATCGAACGTGTTCAGAGGCATGTTTTTACGGAACCAGTGGACTGAGAAAAACTTTACGCAAATCAGCTGGCGAAAGCTAAGGAGACTCACCGATGCAATGGCTCAAATCCCGGCGTCTGCATTATCTGGCCGGGGCAACCGCGATACTGCTGTTCACCCTGGCGCTTCTGCGCCTTATCTTTTTGTTCGGCTTCTCTGGTATCGATCTTCGCACGACCGACAGTGTCGCCTTGTTGAAGACCCTGGGGGTCGGTCTGCGCTTTGACCTGCGGTTGGCTCTGCTGATCGTGCTGCCGATGGCCCTGCTGTGCTATCTGCCGGTCTGGAACATGCTCGGAAGCCGCCTCGTACGCTATCTCGGCAAGGCATACCTGGCCGTATCGCTGCTGGTTGTCGGCCTGATCTATGTCATTGATTTTGGCCATTACAACTATCTGGGCACGCGGATCAATGCCACTGTGCTGCGTTTTGCCGGCGATGCGGACATTTCCACTACCATGCTCTGGCAAAGCTATCCAGTGGTGTGGATCACCCTGGGCTGGTTGGGCGGCTGTGCAGCCGTCCTGCTCGCCCTGGTTTCGCTTGAACGGGTCACGCTTGCTCGCCGAGCGATGCCCATCTCACGGAAGTCCGTGGCCTTCGGCAGTGTCTTGATGGTTGCTCTGCTTTTTTTCGGCGTGATGGGGCGGGTCAGCGATATCAATATCATGAACCCCATTCCCCTGCGCTGGAGCGATGCCTTCTTCTCGGGTGATCGGCAACTGGCCGCAGCGGGTTTGAATCCGGTCATCTTCCTCTACGACACGCTGCTGCTTCCGCAGAAGCCCTACAACCGTGAAAAGGTTGCGGAATATTACGATACGATGGTCGATTACCTGGGCATCGACAAGCCGGACCGGCAGGGGTTGAATTTCGCCCGGCACATCGGCCCTCAGCCTCACCGGCTGCAGCTCGAGCGGCCGCCGAACGTGATTTTCGTCATGCTCGAGTCGCTCGGCGCCAGCCGGGTAGGCGCCTACGGCAACCCCCTGCGGCCGACCCCCAATCTCGATGCGATCGCCGCGGAAGGCTGGTTCTTCCGACATTTCTATGTGCCGGTGGTGAGCACGGCGAAGACGGTGTGGGCCAGCATCACCGGCATTCCTGATGTCTCCCGGGAGGAAACGGCGACGCGAAATCCGCTGATTACCCGTCAGCACACCCTGATCGACGCCTTTGCGGGTTATCGCAAACTGTATATGATCGGCGGCAGCGCCGGCTGGGCCAATATGAGCGCTCTGATCCGCGAGAGCATCGCGGGGATGGAGCTTTACGAGGAAGGCTACTGGCAGTCGCCCACTGTCGATGTGTGGGGCATCTCGGATCTGAATCTGTTCAAGGAGACGGACCGCATACTGCGCGACATTCCGCCGACGGAGCCCTTCTTTGCCTATATCCAGACGGCCGCCAATCATCGGCCCTTTACCATTCCCCGGGACAATGACGATTTCAAGACGGCCGAGTTGCCGCTCGAAGAGGTGCGGAAGTGGGGCTTTCGTTCAGTCGAGCAGTTCAATGCCGTGCGTCTGCTCGACTACAACATCGGTCGATTTCTCCAGATGGCTCGCGAGGGCGGCTATTTCGACAACACCATTTTTGTGTTCTTCGGCGATCACAACAACCGGATCACCACGATTCCCCACATGCCGCCGGCCTTCGAACTGTTCCTGGAAAGCAACCACGTTCCGCACATAATTTATGCACCGGCGCTGCTCGAGCCGCGGGTGATTGACGAAGCGGTCAATCTGGTTGACGTTCTGCCCACCGTCGCCGGTCTGCTGGGGCTGGAATACACCAACCGGACCATGGGGCGCGATCTGCAGCTCTCTTCCCAAGGCCGCGACCGGGTGGTGCCGCTGGTGCTGGTGGAGGGGAGCTTGCCGGTCATTGGAGCGGTGACCAGCGAATACCTGGTCAAAATGAACTTCGACGGCAGCGAGCCTTCTCTGCACGATCTGAAGTCCAACTCGCCTATGGAGGATGTATCCGGACGCCATCCCGAAGAGTTCGAGCGGCTCAGGAAGCTGGCATACGGTGCCTATGAAACCTCGCATTTCTTGCTGTACGACAATGTAAGAAAATGAAGGGTCGCTGAACGGCACTGACGAATTCTTGCAGCAGAGCTCAGGGAGCTGAGAAGGAGTGCCTGGCACCGGGCGCGGGCGCGAAGGAAGGTTCAGAGTGCTCGGGTGCCGGCTGGGGCCCGCAAAACATTAAGAATACATAACCATTCAAAATATAAAAGAAATCTAACTGGACATCGAGTCTCCTCCCCCGCGATAATGCCGACCTGAGAAGTTCCATGGTTCAGCAGGACGGGTGTTTTACCCGCCGGTGGGGAGGCTGTTATGGTACAGAAAATCAAGGTCGCAGTCGGCAAGAGCCCCTTTTCGCTTGTTCTGGCGCTTCTTTTCAGCAGTGCCTTTTTTTCCTCGGGTTTTCGCCCGGAGACGGTCGGCTCTGACCAGATGACCCGGCATCTGCTCCTCTCCGGCGCCATGTTCCTGCTGCAGTTCGTTGCCTTCTACCTGTTCTCCGCCTCGGTGCGCCAGCACCTCGCCGGCGAGCGGAGGAATCTGGACGGCGAACAGGTCAGTGGCCTGCTCCTCTGGTTCTTCATCCTCTATAAGGAAGGGATCAAGACCATCGTCGGGGTCAGCCTGACTCTCGGTTGGCTGGCCGGACTCCTGTTCATCGCCGAGCACTGCCGCGAGCAGTTCATCCTGGTGTCGGCGCTGCTCGGCGTCGCCTTGTCGGCCCTGGCGTTTCTGCCCGCCTTTTTCTTCTCCTCTCTGCTCGATCACATCCGCTATCCCCAGAAGGGCTGATCCCCGGTATCCCTGTGTTGACATCCGGAGCCGGCAGCCTGCTGCCGGCTTTTTTAGGTCTTTTCCCTGCCAGGTCTGTCAGGCACCCCCTTGCTCGCCACGCGTTTCCCCCCTTTACTCCGCCTGACGAACATGGGACAATTCCGGTTGTGGACAGTCATCCCAAACATCCGACAGGGCAGGAGCGCATGAGCAAAGACGACATGGAAAACAACGAGGCTGCCGACGAGGAGAGCTTCGCCGACCTTCTGGCGAAAAGCTTCGTGGAGGCCGGCCGGCTCGAACCGGGGCAGAAGGTCGAGGCGACCGTCCTCAAGATCGGCGGTGAGTGGGTTTTTGTCGATATCGGCCAGAAGGGCGAAGGGGTTGTCGACAAGAAAGAGCTGCTCGATGCCGATGGTCAGCTGAGAGTGGTCGAGGGGGACCGCATCCCGGTTTACTTCCTCTCGTCGCGCGGCGGCGAGATGCGTTTTACCGCCCGCGTCGGCGGCGATGCCGGTTCTGGTCAGCTGGAGGAAGCCTGGCGCGGCGGCATTCCGGTCGATGGGTTGGTGGAGAAGGAGGTCAAGGGGGGCTTCGAGGTAAAGGTCGCCGGCCGCCGCGCCTTCTGCCCCCACTCCCAGATCGCCCTGCGCGGCGGCACTCCAGAGGAGTTCGTTGGCCGACATCTCTCTTTCCGCATTGCCCAGTACGGGGAAGGGGGGCGCAACATCGTGCTCTCCCGTCGGGCTTTGCTCGAGGAAGAGCGTGCCCGGCAGAAGGAGGCACTCAAGGGCACCCTCAGGGAGGGCCAGACGCTGCGTGGCACGGTGACCCGGATCCAGGACTTCGGCGCCTTCATCGACATCGGCGGGATTGAGGGACTGCTCCCCATCTCCGAGGTCGGCTGGGGGCGGGTGGAGGACATCCGCGATCGCCTGCGGGAAGGCCAGGAGGTGGAGGTCGTGCTCAAGGCCATCGACTGGGAGCGCGACCGGTTCACCTTCAGCCTGCGCGAGACCTTGGCCGACCCCTGGCAAGAAGCGGCGCGCAACTACCCCGAAGGCTCCTGTCACCGGGGCAAAGTCTCGCGGCTCGCCCCCTTCGGCGCCTTCGTCACCCTCGAGGAGGGGGTGGACGGGCTGCTCCACATCTCCAGGCTCGGTGCCGGCCGGCGGCTCAGCCACCCTCGCGAGGCGGTGAAGGAGGGGGAGGTGCTGGAGGTGAAAATCGAACAGGTCGACCGGGAAGCCCGGCGCATCTCCCTCTCCCTGGCCGAGGTCAGCCGGGCCCAGGAAGAGGAGGAAAAGACCTTGGCAGATTTCCGCCGCCAGGCCGATTCGGCTCCGCAGGGGATGGGGACGCTGGGTGATCTGCTCAGGGCAAAGCTGGAGCAGAAGGGGAAGAAGCGCTGAGCGGCGCCCGTTTGTCATGAACGACATCGTCTATCAGTACCGGCAACTGCTCGCCGCCGTCGACGCCTGGTTTGCTCGCTGCCAGTCCCTGCCAGGCGGGGGGACGGGGTGTCGGGGCTGTGCCGAATGCTGCCGGGGGCTCTTCGACATCACTCTGCTTGACGCGACCATGCTGCAGCAAGGCTTCGACTGCTTGCCGGAGGAAACCCGCGAGCAGGTGCTGGAGAGGGTGCGACCTATCCTTGACCGCCTGCAGGCTCGGTTCCCGGGATTTACCCAGCCCTATCTCCTCACCGGCCTTCCGGTTGAGCAGTTTCCCCTTTCAGGAGAAGAAGAGACCCCCTGCCCTTTACTGGACGCCGCCGGTCGTTGCCTGCTCTATGAGCATCGGCCCTTGACCTGCCGTCTCTACGGCTTGCCGCACATCGATTTTTCCGGCGAAGTTTTTCTCGACGAGTGGTGCCGCCGCAGCCTGGGCGACTGCGACCCGCTGGCGTTACACGAGCTGCGCTGGGAATTTCGCCGCGCCTTCGCCGAAGAGGGGCGTCTCCTGCGGGAGTTGGCTGTTCGCCTGGGGTTGCCGATCGTCGACGATCTCGACACCTTCATTCCTGCCGCCCTGTTGATCGACTTCGACCGCCTGAAAGCGCAGTAGCGTGGGCCTGGATATTTTCGATTGACAATGTATTTATTGAATATATAAAATACAATATATTCTGGTCGATGGTCGTCCGGATAAAGAAGGGAGTGGGATATGCAGGTTTCCGAACAGGCAAAAGAGAAGCTGCAACAGCTTCTGGACAAGAATCCGGGCAAGTGTCTGCGGGTGGTTTTTGAAGGTTTTGGCTGAGGCGGACCCCGTCTGGGGTTGGCTCTGGATGAGCCAAAGGAATCAGAGACTGTTGAAAAGATTGGCGGGCTGGACTTTGTCGCCGAAGCGCATGTGCGACCCTTTATGGCCGGTCAGAGTATCGAATATATGCGCAACTGGCGAGGCGAAGGTTTCGCCATCCAGCCGGCCGCCGGTGGCTGTTGCTGACGCCTGGAAACAAATAGCTAAACAGCGAAAGGACCCGCAGGCGCAGGTCCTTTTGTTGTTCAGGTCCTCCTTCCCCCTACTCCATTCCCGTCTCGTAGTTGAACTTCGAGGTTCCTGAGACCTCCCGCCCTTGTTTGAGCGCCTCCAGGACGTGCTTTCCACGAGGCGTGAAGGGCCCCACGTGCGAAAGGTCGACAGCGAATGCGCCGCACCCCATTGCTGCCAGTTCGTTCAGGTGCCCGAGGAGGGAGAAGTCGCTATCGGCGGTGAGCACGGTGAGTCCCGAACGTCCATCGACCCGGTAGGCCTCGCCGCGGTCGGAAAGAACGGGGCTGTCGGCCCGCACGCCCCGGATCGGGATGCGCGAGGTGATCAGGGGAACGGGACCATAGACGGTCAGCGCCGTTTCGATACCGGCATCCCGTCGCAGAAGCTCTCCCAGGTTTTCCCGGTCGTCCTCGATGTAGAGGGTCGCCTCGGCGAGGCCCATCTCCCGCCAGCCGAGAAGCGCCTGGCTGTTGAGGGAAAAGAGGCGGTAACCGGCGGACAGGTGCAGGCCGTCGAGTCCGTCGAAGAGGGGGAAATGCCCCAGGTTGTTGAGGCGGAAGCTGCGGAACCCCCGCTCGACCAGCTGCCGAACCGCTTCGCGAAAGTGGCGCCACTGGTCGTCGAAGATAATGAAGGGGAGGTCCCAAAGCACCTGCTCCTCCCGACCGCGCAGGCGGCGGCCGAGGTGGTCGAGGCCCTGGACGTTGGCGGCCGAGAGCGGGACCAGCAGCCGGTCGATGCCCGGGTCGCTGAGGATATGGGCGTCGCGCAGGTCGCGGATCGCCAGGGTGACCTGGCGGCTGGCGGCGGCCCGAACCGGGAGGGCGGGAAGCAGATCAGCCAGGGCCTGACGGCGATGCTCCTCCTGAACAGTCTTCTGTCTAGTCGCCACCGCCTGGGCCAGTGCCCGGTAGAAGTCGCGGCGCACCTCCTTGAGGCGACTGGGGGGAATGACCACCGCCGGCAGCTCGGGAGCCGAAAGCTCCGCCAACTGGAACGGCTCGTCGGCCGTGCGGGCAAAGACCCCCCGCAGGGTTTCGGCGGAGAGCGGCCGATCGCTGGCGGCGAAGGTCTCGACGGGATAACTCCGCTCCAGGCTGATACCGGCGCTTTCGCCGCTGATGACCAGGGTCGCGTTGGCGAGGGCGACCGTCAGGTTGACCGGGGTCGGAATTGCGGCGGCTGTCCCCAGCTTGCGCCGGCAGGCCGCTTCACTCATGGTGAAGGCCTGCTCGGAGGAAACCTTGAAGACGGTGTCGCCGACCCGGAACTGGCCGCGAAAGGGGGAGGGGACGCTCACCTGGGTGCCGCCCTGGGCCACCATGGCCGGGCGGCGACCGAGGAGAATCTCCTTGACGGTAAAGGCGGTGCCGGCCTGATCGCTCTTCGGCTGGACGCGCAGGCGGTCGCCGACGTGCAGGCGGTCGCGGGTCTTGAAGCTGATGGTGCCATCGTGGACGGCCGAGACCTCGCCGAGAAAGCGGCCGGTCGCTCCCTTGAGCGACGGGATGGCAATGTCGGTGGGGACGGTGCCGGGCAGAAAGCCCTTGGTCGGCAGCCGGCCGAAGGAGAGCTTGAGCCGCTCCTTGGCCTCCCGCACCGCCTCGCCGCGCTGCGCCGGCGGGGCGTCGAGGACCTGGCGGTAGGCGCCGACGACGCTCGCCACGTATTCGGCGCTCTTCATCCTGCCTTCGATCTTGAAGCTGGTCACCCCGGCGGCCGTCAGGTCGGGGAGCAGGTCGATCGCCGAGAGGTCGTTGGTCGAGAAGTAGTAGCCGTCCTGCTGCCGGTAACTGTAGCGGCGGCGGCAGGGCTGGGCGCAGCGGCCGCGGTTGCCGC
It contains:
- a CDS encoding sulfatase-like hydrolase/transferase, with amino-acid sequence MQWLKSRRLHYLAGATAILLFTLALLRLIFLFGFSGIDLRTTDSVALLKTLGVGLRFDLRLALLIVLPMALLCYLPVWNMLGSRLVRYLGKAYLAVSLLVVGLIYVIDFGHYNYLGTRINATVLRFAGDADISTTMLWQSYPVVWITLGWLGGCAAVLLALVSLERVTLARRAMPISRKSVAFGSVLMVALLFFGVMGRVSDINIMNPIPLRWSDAFFSGDRQLAAAGLNPVIFLYDTLLLPQKPYNREKVAEYYDTMVDYLGIDKPDRQGLNFARHIGPQPHRLQLERPPNVIFVMLESLGASRVGAYGNPLRPTPNLDAIAAEGWFFRHFYVPVVSTAKTVWASITGIPDVSREETATRNPLITRQHTLIDAFAGYRKLYMIGGSAGWANMSALIRESIAGMELYEEGYWQSPTVDVWGISDLNLFKETDRILRDIPPTEPFFAYIQTAANHRPFTIPRDNDDFKTAELPLEEVRKWGFRSVEQFNAVRLLDYNIGRFLQMAREGGYFDNTIFVFFGDHNNRITTIPHMPPAFELFLESNHVPHIIYAPALLEPRVIDEAVNLVDVLPTVAGLLGLEYTNRTMGRDLQLSSQGRDRVVPLVLVEGSLPVIGAVTSEYLVKMNFDGSEPSLHDLKSNSPMEDVSGRHPEEFERLRKLAYGAYETSHFLLYDNVRK
- the rpsA gene encoding 30S ribosomal protein S1, yielding MSKDDMENNEAADEESFADLLAKSFVEAGRLEPGQKVEATVLKIGGEWVFVDIGQKGEGVVDKKELLDADGQLRVVEGDRIPVYFLSSRGGEMRFTARVGGDAGSGQLEEAWRGGIPVDGLVEKEVKGGFEVKVAGRRAFCPHSQIALRGGTPEEFVGRHLSFRIAQYGEGGRNIVLSRRALLEEERARQKEALKGTLREGQTLRGTVTRIQDFGAFIDIGGIEGLLPISEVGWGRVEDIRDRLREGQEVEVVLKAIDWERDRFTFSLRETLADPWQEAARNYPEGSCHRGKVSRLAPFGAFVTLEEGVDGLLHISRLGAGRRLSHPREAVKEGEVLEVKIEQVDREARRISLSLAEVSRAQEEEEKTLADFRRQADSAPQGMGTLGDLLRAKLEQKGKKR
- a CDS encoding YkgJ family cysteine cluster protein yields the protein MNDIVYQYRQLLAAVDAWFARCQSLPGGGTGCRGCAECCRGLFDITLLDATMLQQGFDCLPEETREQVLERVRPILDRLQARFPGFTQPYLLTGLPVEQFPLSGEEETPCPLLDAAGRCLLYEHRPLTCRLYGLPHIDFSGEVFLDEWCRRSLGDCDPLALHELRWEFRRAFAEEGRLLRELAVRLGLPIVDDLDTFIPAALLIDFDRLKAQ
- a CDS encoding U32 family peptidase — its product is MNPPTFTKPEILAPAGSLESFFAAMEGGADAVYTGLKEFSARAKAKNFSTTEMERLIAYAHGLGRKVYVTLNTLVKERELPQLVETLGALEAMAVDAVILQDLAVWRLARRHFPGLELHASTQMTVHNAAGVQMLERMGFTRGVLARELSLAEIAALRRTTRLELEHFVHGALCFSFSGQCYFSSWLGGKSGNRGRCAQPCRRRYSYRQQDGYYFSTNDLSAIDLLPDLTAAGVTSFKIEGRMKSAEYVASVVGAYRQVLDAPPAQRGEAVREAKERLKLSFGRLPTKGFLPGTVPTDIAIPSLKGATGRFLGEVSAVHDGTISFKTRDRLHVGDRLRVQPKSDQAGTAFTVKEILLGRRPAMVAQGGTQVSVPSPFRGQFRVGDTVFKVSSEQAFTMSEAACRRKLGTAAAIPTPVNLTVALANATLVISGESAGISLERSYPVETFAASDRPLSAETLRGVFARTADEPFQLAELSAPELPAVVIPPSRLKEVRRDFYRALAQAVATRQKTVQEEHRRQALADLLPALPVRAAASRQVTLAIRDLRDAHILSDPGIDRLLVPLSAANVQGLDHLGRRLRGREEQVLWDLPFIIFDDQWRHFREAVRQLVERGFRSFRLNNLGHFPLFDGLDGLHLSAGYRLFSLNSQALLGWREMGLAEATLYIEDDRENLGELLRRDAGIETALTVYGPVPLITSRIPIRGVRADSPVLSDRGEAYRVDGRSGLTVLTADSDFSLLGHLNELAAMGCGAFAVDLSHVGPFTPRGKHVLEALKQGREVSGTSKFNYETGME